A single Roseinatronobacter monicus DNA region contains:
- the uvrA gene encoding excinuclease ABC subunit UvrA: MAEQKYIEVRGAREHNLKNIDVKLPRDKLVVITGLSGSGKSSLAFDTIYAEGQRRYVESLSAYARQFLDMMQKPDMDHISGLSPAISIEQKTTSKNPRSTVGTVTEIYDYMRLLFARAGTPYSPATGQPIEAQQVQDMVDRIMAMEEGSRAYLLAPIVRDRKGEYRKEFLELRKQGFQRVKVDGQFYELDEPPTLDKKFRHDIDVVVDRIVVREGIETRLADSLRTALDLADGIAVLEEAKDEGARLTFSEKFACPVSGFTISEIEPRLFSFNAPSGACPACDGLGVELFFDERLVVPDHALRLADGAIAPWRKGKSPYFLQTIESLAKHYEFDAKASWKDLPAHVQQVLLYGSNGEELPFRYDEGGRVYNVTRAFEGVIPNMERRYRETDSAWIREEFERYQNQRHCGVCEGHRLRPEALAVKIGGLHVGQVTEMSIREALVWVEGVPESLTKQKNEIARAILKEIRERVGFLVNVGLDYLTLGRHAGTLSGGESQRIRLASQIGSGLTGVLYVLDEPSIGLHQRDNDRLLITLRNLRDQGNTVIVVEHDEEAIRTADFVLDIGPGAGVHGGQIVAQGTPAEIMADPASLTGQYLSGTREIAVPKTRRKGNGKKLTVVKASGNNLHDVTAEFPLGKFVCVTGVSGGGKSTLTIETLFKTASMRLNGARQTPAPCETIKGLEHLDKVIDIDQRPIGRTPRSNPATYTGAFGPIRDWFAGLPESKARGYKPGRFSFNVKGGRCEACQGDGVLKIEMNFLPDVYVTCETCKGKRYNRETLEVLFKGKSIADVLDMTVEEAQSFFQAVPSIREKMDALVRVGLGYIKVGQQATTLSGGEAQRVKLSKELARRSTGRTLYILDEPTTGLHFEDVRKLLEVLHELVEQGNTVVVIEHNLDVVKTADWIIDIGPEGGDGGGKIVATGTPEKVAQVEASYTGRYLAPLLKPRRVAAE; this comes from the coding sequence ATGGCTGAGCAGAAATACATCGAAGTGCGCGGCGCGCGCGAGCATAACCTGAAGAATATCGACGTGAAGCTGCCGCGCGACAAGCTGGTGGTCATCACCGGGCTGTCAGGGTCGGGGAAATCTTCGTTGGCGTTCGATACGATCTATGCCGAAGGGCAGCGGCGCTATGTCGAATCGCTGAGTGCCTATGCACGCCAGTTTCTGGATATGATGCAAAAGCCCGATATGGACCATATCTCGGGCTTGTCGCCTGCGATTTCGATTGAGCAGAAGACGACCAGCAAGAACCCGCGATCCACTGTCGGCACAGTGACGGAAATTTACGATTACATGCGCCTGCTGTTTGCGCGCGCAGGCACACCCTATAGCCCAGCCACTGGCCAGCCGATCGAGGCGCAGCAAGTGCAGGATATGGTCGACCGGATCATGGCGATGGAAGAGGGGAGCCGCGCCTATCTGCTGGCCCCCATCGTGCGCGACCGCAAGGGCGAATACCGCAAGGAATTTCTGGAACTGCGCAAGCAGGGGTTCCAGCGGGTCAAGGTGGACGGGCAGTTCTATGAGCTGGACGAGCCGCCCACACTGGACAAGAAATTCCGCCATGACATTGATGTGGTGGTGGACCGGATTGTGGTGCGCGAAGGCATTGAGACGCGGCTGGCGGACAGTCTGCGCACAGCGCTGGATCTGGCCGATGGCATTGCGGTGCTGGAGGAAGCAAAGGACGAGGGCGCGCGCCTTACATTTAGCGAGAAATTCGCCTGTCCTGTTTCGGGGTTTACCATCTCCGAGATCGAGCCGCGCCTGTTTTCGTTCAACGCGCCTTCGGGTGCCTGCCCGGCTTGCGACGGGCTGGGGGTCGAGTTGTTCTTTGACGAGCGGCTGGTTGTGCCGGACCATGCGCTGCGGCTGGCGGATGGCGCGATTGCGCCATGGCGCAAGGGCAAATCGCCCTATTTCCTGCAAACAATCGAATCGCTGGCCAAGCATTATGAATTCGACGCCAAGGCATCTTGGAAAGACCTGCCTGCGCATGTGCAACAAGTCTTGCTCTATGGGTCGAATGGCGAAGAGTTGCCGTTCCGCTATGACGAAGGGGGGCGTGTTTACAACGTCACGCGCGCGTTCGAGGGGGTGATCCCGAATATGGAACGCCGCTACCGCGAAACCGACAGCGCCTGGATTCGTGAGGAGTTCGAGCGCTATCAGAACCAGCGACATTGCGGTGTCTGTGAAGGGCATCGTCTGCGGCCAGAAGCGCTTGCGGTCAAGATTGGCGGGCTGCATGTCGGGCAAGTGACCGAAATGTCGATCCGCGAGGCTTTGGTCTGGGTTGAGGGTGTACCGGAGAGCCTGACCAAGCAAAAGAACGAGATTGCGCGCGCCATTTTGAAGGAAATCCGCGAAAGGGTGGGGTTTTTGGTGAATGTGGGGCTGGATTACCTGACATTGGGCCGTCATGCGGGCACATTGTCGGGCGGCGAGAGCCAGCGTATCCGGCTGGCCAGCCAGATCGGCAGCGGTCTGACCGGGGTGCTGTATGTGCTGGATGAGCCGTCCATCGGGCTGCACCAGCGCGACAATGACCGGTTGTTGATCACGCTGCGCAATTTGCGCGATCAGGGCAACACGGTGATCGTGGTCGAGCATGACGAGGAAGCGATCCGCACCGCCGATTTTGTGCTGGATATCGGACCGGGTGCAGGGGTGCATGGTGGGCAGATCGTGGCGCAGGGCACGCCCGCTGAGATTATGGCGGACCCGGCCAGCCTGACCGGCCAATATCTGAGTGGCACGCGCGAGATTGCGGTGCCCAAAACCCGGCGCAAGGGCAATGGCAAGAAACTGACCGTGGTAAAAGCCAGCGGCAACAACCTGCACGATGTGACGGCAGAGTTCCCGCTGGGCAAATTTGTCTGTGTGACGGGGGTTTCGGGTGGGGGCAAATCGACCCTGACGATTGAAACCCTGTTCAAGACTGCCAGCATGCGCCTGAACGGCGCGCGCCAGACGCCGGCACCCTGCGAGACGATCAAAGGGTTGGAGCATCTGGACAAGGTGATCGATATTGACCAGCGCCCCATCGGGCGCACGCCGCGTTCCAACCCCGCAACCTATACTGGCGCATTCGGGCCGATCCGCGACTGGTTCGCGGGGCTGCCGGAATCGAAGGCGCGCGGCTACAAGCCGGGGCGGTTTTCCTTCAACGTCAAGGGCGGGCGCTGCGAGGCCTGTCAGGGCGACGGGGTGCTGAAGATCGAGATGAACTTCCTTCCGGACGTTTATGTCACGTGTGAAACCTGCAAGGGCAAGCGCTATAACCGCGAAACGCTGGAAGTGTTGTTCAAGGGCAAGTCCATCGCTGATGTGCTGGATATGACCGTTGAGGAGGCGCAGAGCTTCTTTCAGGCGGTGCCGAGCATCCGCGAGAAGATGGATGCGCTGGTGCGCGTGGGCTTGGGCTATATCAAGGTGGGCCAGCAGGCGACAACCCTGTCAGGGGGCGAGGCGCAGCGCGTGAAACTGTCGAAGGAACTGGCGCGCCGCTCGACGGGCCGCACGCTGTATATTCTGGACGAGCCGACCACGGGCTTGCATTTCGAGGATGTGCGCAAGCTGTTGGAAGTGCTGCATGAACTGGTGGAACAGGGCAATACTGTCGTGGTGATCGAGCATAACCTTGATGTGGTGAAGACTGCCGACTGGATCATCGATATTGGCCCTGAGGGGGGCGATGGTGGTGGCAAGATCGTGGCGACCGGAACGCCCGAAAAGGTGGCACAGGTCGAGGCCAGCTATACAGGGCGCTATCTGGCCCCGTTGCTCAAGCCGCGGCGGGTGGCGGCGGAATAG
- a CDS encoding 3-hydroxyacyl-CoA dehydrogenase NAD-binding domain-containing protein — MTQPPVRYNRDTDIALICIENPPVNAIGQAVRAGLMDCLDRFADDAAARIAVIYCAGRTFVAGADIKEFGKPPSAPFLPDVIGKIEALEKPVLCVMHGTALGGGLELALGAHYRLGLPGLRVGLPETSLGILPGAGGTQRLPRLVGMDAALDIITSARHLPAQEALDLGILDELAPVGADPAAAGRVMAQALLDRGAGPRRVCDPPAPRIGADQLADIRARTQARYKGQIAQLTAIDAAVEGAAMPFHDGMRHERALFTKLMQSPQRAALIHAFLAERKVVQLPELAGVRARDFGQIGVVGGGRMGSGIAVASLLAGLDVTMIERDAQSAMLARENVAQTLGESVKRGKLTDEARTHILAQQFRAAESYSALASCDLIIEAVFEDMDIKRDVFTQLDRHCKSGAILATNTSYLDIPQIAAMTARPADVLGLHFFSPAHIMRLLEIVVPETTAPDVVATGFAFGKKLGKVSVRAGVCDGFIGNRILQVYRAASDHMVLAGASPYEVDRAVTEFGFPMGPYAVQDLAGLDIGFMTRQRKAASRDPREFVARWADVMHARGWHGRKTGQGYYTYDTDSPKGRPAADVEAIIAAERLEHGITPRAFSADEIIARYMAAMVNEAARVVGEGIAARPLDVDVTLLHGYGFPRWRGGAMHWADTQGLRELLAQIETYAGEAPYFWQEAPLLRQLAQENRSFADLNT; from the coding sequence ATGACACAACCCCCTGTCCGCTACAACCGCGACACAGACATCGCGCTGATCTGTATCGAGAACCCGCCCGTCAATGCCATCGGCCAAGCCGTGCGTGCAGGGCTGATGGACTGTCTGGACCGTTTCGCCGATGATGCGGCAGCGCGGATCGCTGTGATCTATTGCGCGGGTCGCACATTTGTCGCCGGGGCAGATATTAAGGAATTTGGAAAACCACCCAGCGCCCCGTTCCTGCCCGATGTGATCGGCAAAATTGAAGCGCTTGAAAAGCCCGTCCTCTGCGTGATGCATGGCACGGCACTTGGTGGCGGTCTGGAACTGGCACTGGGGGCGCATTACCGGCTTGGCCTGCCGGGGTTGCGGGTCGGGTTGCCGGAAACCAGCCTTGGCATTCTGCCCGGTGCCGGGGGCACACAACGCCTGCCCCGCCTCGTTGGGATGGACGCCGCGCTCGACATCATCACATCCGCCCGCCACCTGCCCGCGCAAGAAGCGCTGGATTTGGGCATTCTTGATGAACTCGCCCCGGTCGGCGCCGATCCCGCCGCAGCCGGGCGGGTCATGGCGCAAGCCTTGCTGGATCGCGGTGCAGGCCCGCGCAGGGTCTGTGACCCGCCTGCCCCCCGGATCGGGGCCGATCAACTGGCGGATATCCGCGCCAGAACACAGGCCCGGTATAAGGGCCAGATCGCACAGCTGACCGCGATTGACGCCGCGGTCGAAGGGGCGGCCATGCCGTTTCATGACGGCATGCGCCATGAACGCGCGCTGTTCACCAAGCTGATGCAATCGCCGCAACGCGCAGCGCTCATTCATGCGTTCCTTGCGGAACGCAAAGTGGTGCAACTGCCCGAACTGGCGGGTGTTCGGGCGCGCGACTTCGGGCAGATCGGCGTTGTTGGCGGCGGGCGCATGGGCAGCGGAATTGCGGTTGCAAGTTTGCTGGCGGGGCTGGATGTCACGATGATTGAGCGCGATGCGCAATCGGCCATGCTCGCGCGCGAGAATGTGGCGCAGACGCTGGGCGAAAGCGTGAAACGCGGCAAGCTGACGGACGAGGCCCGCACGCATATTCTGGCGCAACAGTTTCGTGCCGCTGAAAGCTATTCAGCGCTGGCATCATGTGATCTGATCATAGAGGCCGTGTTTGAAGACATGGATATCAAGCGCGACGTGTTCACCCAGCTTGACCGTCATTGCAAATCCGGGGCCATACTGGCAACGAATACCTCCTATCTGGACATCCCACAGATTGCCGCGATGACCGCGCGGCCCGCCGATGTGCTGGGTCTGCATTTCTTCTCGCCCGCCCATATCATGCGGCTTTTGGAAATTGTTGTGCCCGAGACGACCGCCCCTGACGTGGTGGCAACGGGCTTTGCCTTTGGCAAGAAACTGGGCAAGGTCAGTGTGCGCGCAGGGGTCTGTGACGGGTTTATCGGCAACCGCATCTTGCAGGTTTACCGCGCGGCCTCGGATCATATGGTTCTGGCCGGTGCCAGCCCTTACGAGGTTGACCGCGCTGTCACGGAATTCGGCTTTCCGATGGGCCCCTATGCAGTGCAAGATCTGGCAGGGTTGGATATCGGCTTCATGACCCGCCAGCGCAAAGCCGCCAGCCGCGACCCGCGCGAGTTTGTGGCGCGTTGGGCCGATGTGATGCATGCGCGCGGCTGGCATGGCCGCAAGACAGGCCAAGGCTATTACACCTATGACACAGACAGCCCCAAAGGCCGCCCCGCTGCCGATGTCGAAGCGATCATCGCCGCAGAGCGCCTTGAACACGGGATCACACCGCGTGCCTTCAGCGCGGATGAAATCATCGCGCGCTATATGGCAGCGATGGTAAACGAAGCGGCCCGTGTCGTGGGCGAGGGCATCGCCGCGCGGCCGCTGGATGTGGATGTCACCTTGCTGCACGGCTATGGCTTTCCGCGCTGGCGCGGCGGGGCGATGCATTGGGCGGATACGCAGGGCCTAAGGGAACTGCTGGCCCAGATCGAAACCTATGCGGGCGAAGCCCCCTACTTTTGGCAAGAGGCCCCATTGCTGCGGCAACTGGCGCAGGAGAACCGCAGCTTCGCAGACCTGAATACCTGA
- a CDS encoding c-type cytochrome, producing the protein MKLTTSAALSALALSFTALPAFAGDIDAGENAFQSQCQNCHNVTNEDGDVLAGRPNVRTGPNLYGVIGREPGAVDGFRYGASLVEVGESGVVWDEEEMVAYLLDPTSYLREALDDRRARSQMSFRVRDEDTARDIIAFLAQFGAVEEDEEATEEES; encoded by the coding sequence ATGAAACTCACAACCAGCGCCGCACTCAGCGCGCTTGCACTTTCCTTCACCGCGCTACCGGCATTTGCTGGCGATATTGACGCAGGCGAAAACGCGTTTCAAAGCCAGTGCCAGAACTGCCACAACGTCACCAATGAAGATGGCGATGTGCTGGCCGGGCGGCCAAATGTCCGCACTGGCCCGAACCTCTACGGGGTGATTGGGCGCGAGCCGGGCGCGGTGGATGGGTTCCGCTACGGCGCTTCGCTGGTTGAAGTTGGCGAAAGCGGCGTTGTCTGGGACGAAGAGGAGATGGTTGCCTATCTGCTCGATCCGACCAGCTATCTGCGCGAAGCACTGGATGATCGCCGCGCCCGCAGCCAGATGTCATTCCGCGTGCGTGACGAAGACACCGCGCGCGACATCATCGCGTTTCTGGCGCAATTCGGGGCTGTCGAAGAGGACGAAGAGGCCACCGAAGAAGAAAGCTGA
- the hemA gene encoding 5-aminolevulinate synthase, translating into MDFDTHFTAALDALKTEGNYRIFAEVERQCGSFPKVKRFNGEDVQEVTVWCSNDYLGMGHHPHVVNSMVEAVQACGTGAGGTRNISGNNHLHRLLEDELADLHGKDAALLFTSGYVSNWAALSTLGAKIPNAVILSDEKNHASMIEGIRHSRADKVLWKHNDWRDLDRKLKAVGDRPKIVAFESVYSMDGDIAPMREIVEVAEAHGAMTYLDEVHAVGMYGPRGGGISEERGLADRITLIEGTLGKAYGVVGGYITGSTALCDFIRSFASGFIFTTALPPAVAAAATASIQHLKTSQTERAAQRERVARLRARLDAQGIPHIANDSHIIPVMIGDPVKCRMLSDILMDDWGIYVQPINYPTVPKGTERLRITPGPLHSDADIDHLVMALTSLWKQCAIAHAVA; encoded by the coding sequence ATGGATTTTGACACCCATTTCACCGCCGCGCTGGACGCGCTGAAAACCGAAGGCAATTACCGGATTTTTGCCGAAGTTGAACGCCAATGCGGCAGTTTCCCCAAGGTCAAGCGCTTCAATGGCGAGGATGTTCAGGAAGTGACTGTCTGGTGCTCGAATGATTATCTGGGCATGGGCCATCACCCCCATGTCGTCAACAGCATGGTCGAGGCTGTTCAGGCTTGCGGGACGGGCGCGGGCGGCACGCGCAACATTTCGGGCAATAACCACCTGCACCGTTTGCTGGAAGATGAACTGGCTGATCTGCATGGCAAGGACGCGGCACTGCTGTTCACATCGGGCTATGTCTCGAACTGGGCGGCCTTGTCGACGCTGGGCGCAAAAATCCCCAATGCTGTGATCCTGTCGGATGAGAAAAACCATGCCAGCATGATCGAGGGCATCCGCCATTCGCGCGCCGACAAGGTTTTGTGGAAACACAACGACTGGCGCGATCTGGACCGCAAACTTAAGGCCGTGGGCGACAGGCCCAAGATCGTGGCCTTTGAAAGTGTATATTCTATGGATGGCGACATCGCCCCCATGCGCGAGATTGTCGAAGTGGCCGAGGCGCATGGCGCCATGACCTATCTGGACGAAGTGCATGCCGTGGGCATGTATGGCCCACGCGGCGGCGGCATTTCCGAAGAACGCGGGCTTGCCGACCGGATCACCTTGATCGAGGGCACATTGGGCAAGGCCTATGGCGTTGTTGGCGGCTATATTACCGGATCAACCGCGCTGTGCGATTTCATCCGCTCTTTCGCATCTGGCTTTATCTTCACAACTGCGCTGCCTCCGGCCGTGGCCGCGGCGGCAACTGCCTCGATCCAGCACCTCAAGACATCGCAGACCGAGCGGGCTGCGCAACGCGAACGCGTGGCACGGCTGCGCGCGCGGCTGGATGCGCAAGGTATCCCGCATATCGCCAATGACAGCCATATCATCCCTGTCATGATCGGCGATCCGGTCAAGTGCCGGATGCTGTCAGACATCCTGATGGATGACTGGGGAATTTACGTGCAACCGATCAATTACCCCACCGTTCCCAAGGGCACCGAGCGGTTGCGCATCACCCCCGGCCCGCTGCATTCGGACGCGGATATTGACCATCTTGTGATGGCGCTCACCTCGCTCTGGAAGCAATGCGCAATTGCGCATGCCGTGGCATAA
- the puhE gene encoding putative photosynthetic complex assembly protein PuhE, with protein MFETPWIAALAALFLWWFATGILLWRVHAADRGGPGQHIWSVLLSLPLFVAGALGVNATLMDASPQGVWFAFLSALALWGWVELAFLSGVITGPNTKPCPAGLDPAARFWSAFRTVAWHEFVLAGVVILLILSAWGAENAFALWTFLVLFAARISAKLNLFLGVPRINTDFLPKPLAHLSSYFRQGPVSGFFPFSVTLLALAVGCFLERLWRAHHVADQGAIIGFTLLSMLTALALLEHWFMVWRVRDDKLWRWMIPAPTNTKRKT; from the coding sequence ATGTTTGAAACCCCCTGGATAGCTGCACTTGCTGCGCTGTTTCTGTGGTGGTTTGCCACGGGCATTCTGCTGTGGCGGGTTCATGCGGCAGACCGTGGCGGGCCGGGCCAGCATATCTGGTCGGTGCTGCTGTCGCTGCCACTGTTCGTGGCAGGGGCGCTGGGGGTGAATGCAACGCTGATGGATGCCAGCCCGCAAGGGGTCTGGTTTGCCTTTTTGTCGGCGCTGGCATTGTGGGGCTGGGTTGAACTTGCGTTTCTGTCTGGTGTCATTACGGGCCCTAATACCAAACCCTGCCCTGCCGGTCTGGACCCCGCCGCGCGCTTCTGGTCGGCATTCCGCACGGTGGCATGGCATGAATTTGTGCTGGCAGGCGTTGTCATCTTGCTGATCCTGTCAGCATGGGGGGCCGAGAATGCCTTTGCGCTGTGGACATTCCTTGTGCTGTTTGCCGCCCGGATTTCGGCCAAGCTGAACCTGTTTCTGGGTGTGCCGCGCATCAACACTGATTTTCTGCCCAAGCCGCTGGCGCATCTGTCCAGCTATTTTCGGCAAGGGCCGGTCAGCGGCTTCTTTCCGTTTTCGGTCACGCTGCTGGCCTTGGCAGTTGGCTGCTTTCTCGAACGCCTCTGGCGCGCGCATCACGTCGCCGATCAGGGCGCAATCATCGGCTTCACGCTTCTGTCTATGCTGACGGCGCTGGCGCTGCTGGAACATTGGTTCATGGTCTGGCGGGTGCGTGATGACAAACTCTGGCGCTGGATGATCCCAGCCCCCACAAACACCAAACGAAAAACATGA
- the acsF gene encoding magnesium-protoporphyrin IX monomethyl ester (oxidative) cyclase encodes MNVHATTHDELAAEMGDRFDTDAMAQESTLLNPRFYTTDFDEMDRIDVTPVREEWDKLIGQMKSDPNKGHFKKTADWDKVDWDNMEPKLKRELIDFLVSSCTAEFSGCVLYKEMKRRGNNPDICELFNYMARDEARHAGFINDALREAGVAVNLGFLTKAKKYTYFRPKFIYYATYLSEKIGYARYITIYRHLEENPEKRFHPIFKWFKEWCNDEFSHGEAFALLMRTDPKLTNGFVNKLWIRFFLTAVFATMYVRDHARPEFHKALGVDIDWYDQEVFRKTGEIAKQVFPMELDIDHPAWMPTLKKIERAFRKMEVAEKQGGIGGKLSKWAAMTSAGLGFARLYVMPVKKSTPPANVRLEPAY; translated from the coding sequence ATGAATGTTCATGCCACAACCCATGACGAACTTGCCGCAGAAATGGGCGACCGTTTCGACACTGACGCCATGGCGCAGGAATCCACCCTGCTGAACCCGCGTTTCTACACCACCGATTTCGACGAGATGGACCGCATCGATGTGACGCCTGTGCGCGAAGAGTGGGACAAGCTGATCGGCCAGATGAAATCCGACCCCAACAAGGGCCATTTCAAGAAAACCGCCGATTGGGACAAGGTCGATTGGGACAATATGGAGCCCAAGCTGAAACGCGAGTTGATCGACTTTCTTGTCTCAAGCTGCACCGCAGAATTCTCGGGCTGCGTGCTGTATAAGGAAATGAAGCGTCGAGGCAACAATCCTGACATCTGCGAACTGTTCAACTACATGGCCCGCGATGAAGCGCGCCATGCCGGTTTCATCAATGACGCCCTGCGCGAGGCAGGTGTTGCGGTGAATCTGGGCTTTCTGACCAAGGCCAAGAAATACACCTATTTCCGGCCCAAATTCATCTATTACGCGACCTATCTGTCCGAGAAGATCGGCTATGCGCGCTACATCACCATCTACCGCCATCTGGAGGAGAACCCGGAGAAGCGCTTCCACCCCATTTTCAAGTGGTTCAAGGAATGGTGCAATGACGAGTTCAGCCATGGCGAGGCATTCGCACTGTTGATGCGCACGGACCCCAAGCTGACCAATGGCTTTGTCAACAAGCTGTGGATCAGGTTCTTTCTAACGGCTGTGTTTGCCACGATGTATGTGCGCGACCATGCACGCCCTGAATTTCACAAGGCGCTGGGGGTCGATATCGACTGGTACGATCAGGAAGTGTTCCGCAAGACCGGCGAGATTGCTAAACAGGTTTTCCCGATGGAGCTGGACATCGACCACCCCGCATGGATGCCGACGCTGAAGAAGATCGAGCGCGCGTTCCGCAAGATGGAAGTGGCTGAAAAGCAAGGCGGCATTGGGGGTAAACTGTCGAAATGGGCGGCGATGACCTCGGCAGGACTGGGCTTTGCGCGGCTGTATGTCATGCCCGTCAAGAAATCGACGCCACCCGCCAATGTGCGGCTGGAACCGGCCTATTAA
- the puhC gene encoding photosynthetic complex assembly protein PuhC, giving the protein MTTDPNPQKPFTPKFKREDANDMIPIGLVRGMFALALASLGLAAYASVTDRERAAIPAPAPVVQTWTISLVGNDAQAVTVLDANGEMLADMAHGGFVTVIQNGLMTMRRRHGIDPALPLQIVQFENGRLAAIDPLTDYRVELTQFGRDNQAAFERLLNIQ; this is encoded by the coding sequence ATGACCACCGACCCCAACCCCCAAAAGCCCTTCACGCCGAAATTCAAGCGCGAAGACGCCAATGACATGATCCCCATCGGGCTGGTGCGTGGCATGTTCGCGCTGGCGCTCGCCTCGCTGGGGCTGGCGGCCTATGCCAGCGTCACCGACCGCGAGAGGGCGGCAATTCCGGCCCCTGCCCCGGTTGTGCAAACATGGACCATCAGTCTGGTTGGCAATGATGCGCAGGCCGTGACGGTGCTGGATGCCAATGGCGAAATGCTGGCCGATATGGCGCATGGCGGCTTTGTCACAGTCATTCAGAATGGTTTGATGACCATGCGCCGCCGCCACGGGATTGACCCCGCCCTGCCGTTGCAGATTGTGCAGTTTGAAAACGGGCGGCTGGCCGCCATTGACCCGCTGACTGACTACCGCGTCGAGCTGACCCAGTTTGGCCGCGACAACCAGGCCGCATTCGAACGGCTGCTGAATATCCAATAA
- the puhB gene encoding photosynthetic complex putative assembly protein PuhB: MSHDDFAFEPVNGLPERPPEHEHILWQGRPDTWALAREAYKINWISAYFVVIVGWRASVGALEAGAAGAFAFGLPYALLWGAAVAVILLLAYAQARATVYTITTARVAMRIGAALNVTLNLPFRQIANAELALGKKGTGTIALETLGETKFSYLILWPHCRPGHVRITKPALRCIPDAANIAGLLAEAAETRVAQPVLERKTPAPAGDLVAAE, from the coding sequence ATGTCGCATGATGATTTCGCCTTTGAACCTGTAAACGGGTTGCCCGAACGGCCCCCCGAGCATGAGCATATTCTGTGGCAGGGCCGGCCTGATACTTGGGCCTTGGCGCGCGAAGCCTATAAAATCAACTGGATCAGCGCGTATTTCGTGGTGATCGTCGGCTGGCGTGCCTCGGTCGGTGCGCTGGAAGCGGGCGCTGCGGGGGCGTTTGCCTTTGGCCTGCCTTACGCGCTGTTGTGGGGGGCTGCGGTCGCGGTCATCCTGTTGCTTGCCTATGCGCAGGCCCGCGCTACCGTCTACACCATCACAACTGCACGGGTGGCCATGCGCATTGGTGCCGCACTGAATGTCACGCTGAACCTGCCCTTCCGCCAGATCGCAAATGCGGAACTGGCGCTTGGCAAGAAGGGCACAGGCACGATTGCGCTGGAAACACTGGGCGAGACGAAATTCTCCTATCTCATCCTGTGGCCGCATTGCCGCCCCGGCCATGTGCGGATCACAAAGCCTGCGCTGCGCTGCATCCCGGATGCGGCCAACATTGCCGGGCTGCTTGCCGAAGCGGCGGAAACCCGCGTCGCGCAGCCTGTCCTTGAACGCAAAACACCAGCGCCCGCAGGCGATCTGGTCGCAGCCGAGTGA
- the puhA gene encoding photosynthetic reaction center subunit H gives MDTPYGWLFFGNFDLALISLYLFWIFFAGLIYYIQRENMREGYPLENDDGTHANSLLSVPEPKTFILPHGRGEFKAPDFEREKRELALAPTEGGGGFPFAPTGDPMKDGVGPASWAARRDEPELDGHAHPKLQPMAKVGDFAVAAGRDPRGLPVVGNDQKPAGKITDMWVDVPEQLVRYLEATLEDGTKRLVPMTMVRIKSNMVYVNSIDSASFVDAPVIASDGQITKLEEDKVSGFYAGGYLYRSENRVTPMSKLRILSDMLGKPA, from the coding sequence ATGGATACCCCCTATGGATGGCTATTTTTCGGCAATTTCGATCTTGCCCTGATTTCGCTTTATCTTTTCTGGATCTTCTTCGCAGGGCTGATCTATTACATCCAGCGCGAGAATATGCGCGAAGGTTACCCGCTGGAAAACGATGACGGCACCCATGCCAATTCGTTGCTGTCTGTGCCAGAGCCAAAGACCTTCATCCTTCCGCATGGGCGCGGCGAGTTCAAAGCCCCTGATTTCGAGCGGGAAAAGCGGGAACTGGCGCTGGCCCCGACCGAAGGTGGCGGCGGCTTTCCGTTCGCGCCAACAGGTGATCCGATGAAAGACGGTGTTGGCCCTGCATCCTGGGCCGCGCGCCGTGACGAGCCGGAGCTGGATGGGCACGCCCACCCGAAATTGCAGCCTATGGCGAAAGTTGGCGATTTCGCGGTTGCTGCCGGGCGCGACCCGCGCGGTCTGCCGGTTGTTGGCAATGACCAGAAACCCGCAGGCAAGATCACCGATATGTGGGTCGATGTGCCCGAGCAACTGGTGCGCTATCTTGAGGCAACGCTGGAGGATGGCACCAAGCGTCTGGTGCCCATGACCATGGTGCGGATCAAATCCAACATGGTCTATGTCAACTCGATTGACTCGGCCTCATTTGTGGATGCGCCGGTCATCGCCTCGGACGGCCAGATCACCAAGCTGGAAGAAGACAAAGTGTCTGGCTTCTATGCAGGCGGCTATCTGTACCGCAGCGAAAACCGCGTCACTCCGATGAGCAAGTTGCGCATTCTGTCCGATATGCTTGGCAAACCTGCCTAA